In Deltaproteobacteria bacterium, a single genomic region encodes these proteins:
- the pssA gene encoding CDP-diacylglycerol--serine O-phosphatidyltransferase: MKKGIYILPNLFTTGALFFGFYSVVSSYNGDYKWAAISIVISAIFDTLDGKVARLTGTTSKFGVEYDSLADLISFGMAPAFLAYTWALIPFGRYGWLAAFLYLTCAALRLARFNVQVETVEKTRFKGVPSPAAAGMIAITVLLSYHLGGIGSTKHFTILLMVYFLAFLMVSNVTYRSFKELEFSKRQPFSLLVVAVLLLILIIAEPQVMLFTIGVIYLISGPVELMLNLAKRKARDSKLSETKKKDTGI, translated from the coding sequence AACCTCTTTACGACGGGAGCTCTTTTTTTCGGATTTTATTCCGTCGTCTCTTCCTATAATGGTGATTATAAATGGGCAGCCATTTCCATCGTCATATCAGCTATATTCGATACACTCGATGGGAAAGTAGCCCGATTGACGGGAACAACAAGCAAGTTTGGTGTTGAATACGACTCACTTGCTGACCTTATCTCCTTCGGCATGGCGCCTGCCTTTCTTGCCTATACCTGGGCTCTTATCCCCTTTGGAAGATACGGATGGCTTGCGGCCTTCCTCTATCTGACATGTGCAGCGCTCAGACTGGCACGTTTTAACGTTCAGGTAGAAACGGTAGAGAAAACACGTTTTAAAGGTGTTCCTTCACCTGCCGCGGCAGGCATGATCGCCATTACAGTGCTGCTTTCCTACCACCTTGGAGGTATAGGAAGTACAAAGCATTTCACCATATTGCTTATGGTTTACTTCCTCGCCTTTTTGATGGTATCTAACGTTACTTACAGGAGCTTTAAAGAACTGGAGTTTTCCAAACGGCAGCCTTTCAGTCTCCTCGTCGTTGCAGTGCTTCTTTTGATACTCATCATTGCCGAACCGCAGGTCATGCTTTTTACCATCGGTGTAATCTACCTCATATCCGGCCCAGTAGAACTCATGCTTAACCTTGCAAAACGTAAAGCCAGAGATTCCAAGCTGTCTGAAACCAAGAAAAAAGACACCGGAATCTGA
- a CDS encoding 2-isopropylmalate synthase, translated as MKKRIKIFDTTLRDGEQSPGASMNIDEKVRVAHQLEKLNVDIIEAGFPIASEGDFEAVKKVAETIKSCHVAGLARANNKDIDRAWEALKGAKHPRIHTFIATSDIHLKYKLKKSRDQVLEAAVAAVKHAKSYTDNVEFSAEDAVRSDVDYLCKVVEAVIDAGATTVNIPDTVGYAIPTEFGKLIKTLHERVPNVDKAVISVHCHNDLGLAVANSLAAIENGAGQVECTINGIGERAGNASLEEIVMAIRTRSDLLGFETGIDTSNLYPASRLITHITGMVVQPNKAIVGANAFAHEAGIHQDGVLKEKSTYEIMTPESVGVSQNLLVLGKHSGRHAFRERIKDLGYELDDENLDKAFSRFKNLADKKKEIFDEDLDAIIADEVIRIDEKYKLAYLNVSSGTVTVPTATVQMEMNGDKIQEAGFGVGPVDAVYETIAKITKTKSKLIRYSVSSVTRGMDAQGEVTVRVEEGGKTVIGQGAHTDIIVASAKAYINALNKLEYRKKKVWTDLP; from the coding sequence ATGAAAAAAAGAATTAAAATATTTGACACCACACTGAGAGACGGCGAGCAATCTCCCGGCGCCAGTATGAATATAGACGAAAAAGTTCGTGTCGCCCACCAGCTTGAAAAGTTGAATGTTGATATTATCGAAGCAGGCTTCCCTATTGCTTCTGAAGGTGATTTTGAGGCGGTTAAAAAGGTAGCAGAGACAATAAAAAGTTGTCACGTTGCAGGGCTTGCGAGAGCAAATAATAAGGACATAGACAGGGCCTGGGAGGCACTTAAAGGTGCAAAGCATCCGAGAATCCATACCTTCATTGCCACTTCCGATATTCACCTCAAATATAAACTCAAAAAAAGCAGGGACCAAGTCCTTGAAGCGGCAGTTGCTGCTGTAAAGCATGCCAAAAGTTATACTGATAACGTGGAATTTTCAGCCGAAGACGCTGTAAGGAGTGATGTCGATTATCTTTGCAAAGTCGTTGAGGCTGTAATCGATGCAGGGGCAACGACTGTTAACATTCCCGATACCGTAGGATATGCCATACCTACCGAGTTCGGCAAACTTATCAAAACACTCCATGAACGAGTTCCTAATGTGGACAAAGCCGTTATCAGCGTCCACTGCCATAATGATTTAGGACTTGCCGTTGCCAACTCTCTGGCAGCCATAGAAAACGGCGCTGGTCAGGTAGAGTGTACCATTAACGGCATTGGTGAAAGGGCCGGCAATGCATCCCTCGAAGAAATCGTCATGGCTATTCGTACAAGGAGTGACCTTCTCGGTTTTGAAACGGGTATCGATACCTCCAACCTCTATCCCGCCAGCAGGCTCATTACCCATATTACAGGTATGGTAGTACAGCCTAACAAAGCCATAGTAGGCGCTAATGCCTTTGCCCACGAAGCTGGTATCCACCAGGATGGCGTACTTAAGGAAAAAAGTACTTACGAAATTATGACACCCGAATCTGTCGGTGTTTCTCAAAACCTGCTTGTACTTGGCAAACATTCAGGCAGGCATGCATTCAGGGAAAGAATTAAAGACCTTGGTTATGAACTGGACGATGAAAATCTCGACAAGGCCTTCTCAAGGTTTAAAAATCTTGCCGACAAGAAAAAAGAGATTTTTGATGAAGACCTTGATGCCATTATTGCTGATGAAGTCATCAGGATTGATGAAAAGTACAAGCTTGCCTATCTTAACGTAAGCAGCGGCACCGTCACCGTACCGACAGCAACGGTGCAGATGGAGATGAACGGTGATAAAATACAGGAAGCAGGTTTTGGCGTCGGACCTGTTGATGCTGTTTATGAAACCATCGCTAAAATTACAAAGACAAAAAGCAAACTTATCAGGTATTCAGTCAGTTCTGTTACGAGAGGAATGGATGCGCAAGGCGAGGTGACAGTCAGAGTGGAAGAAGGGGGCAAGACTGTTATTGGCCAGGGGGCTCATACGGACATTATTGTTGCAAGCGCCAAGGCCTACATAAATGCCCTTAATAAACTGGAATACAGGAAGAAGAAGGTCTGGACCGATCTACCCTGA
- a CDS encoding Bax inhibitor-1/YccA family protein, which produces MEVQETSYRDTKTVSDVQSEQARFLLRVYNWMAGGLLLTGVVAYAAANVSAINSLIFSNRMVFFGLIIVELLMVGALAGWVMKMKASTAAAVFWGYSILNGLTLSFIFMVYTQSSIATAFIVSAGTFGAMSLYGATTKKDLTSWGSFFFMGLIGIIIASVVNIFLQSPAIYWATTYLGVLVFVGLTAYDTQKILKMNILGNEGTEEDTKEAIRGALTLYLDFINLFLMLLRIIGDRR; this is translated from the coding sequence GTGGAAGTACAAGAAACTAGTTACAGGGATACAAAAACAGTCAGTGATGTACAGTCGGAACAGGCCAGATTTCTTTTAAGGGTCTATAACTGGATGGCGGGAGGTTTGCTCCTTACAGGTGTTGTGGCCTATGCAGCGGCCAATGTTTCAGCGATTAACAGCCTTATTTTTTCAAACAGGATGGTATTTTTCGGACTTATCATTGTTGAACTTCTTATGGTTGGTGCTCTTGCCGGCTGGGTAATGAAGATGAAGGCCTCTACAGCAGCCGCTGTTTTCTGGGGTTATTCAATTTTGAATGGTCTTACTTTATCATTCATCTTTATGGTGTATACGCAGTCCTCTATTGCTACTGCCTTTATTGTTTCAGCAGGAACTTTCGGCGCCATGTCTCTCTATGGCGCTACAACGAAGAAAGACCTCACATCCTGGGGCAGTTTCTTTTTTATGGGTCTTATAGGGATAATTATTGCGTCGGTAGTCAATATTTTTCTGCAAAGCCCTGCCATTTACTGGGCCACTACTTACCTGGGAGTTCTCGTCTTTGTGGGTCTTACTGCATATGATACGCAGAAAATCCTCAAGATGAATATTCTTGGTAATGAAGGAACGGAAGAGGATACGAAGGAGGCTATACGCGGCGCGCTTACCTTGTATCTGGATTTTATAAATCTCTTCCTTATGCTTTTAAGAATTATAGGTGATAGACGATAA
- a CDS encoding radical SAM protein, whose amino-acid sequence MTRSAVPFLISWNLTKRCNLKCEHCYLDAAELEGGEGDLTTAEALGIVDEIAELCPGAMLILTGGEPLARPDLIDIVQYASDKGLNVVLGTNGTLLNEAVILRMKLAGLQGVGLSLDSINPVSHDDFRGSPGCWQKTVDAIDLLKKNDLEFQLQFTVTRNNYDEIPELIEFASQKGAKVANVFFLVCTGRGQEMTDITPPQYEKMLTWLAKAEEEYAGKTMVRARCAPHFLRVVQQNSPDSSIMKGATSGCIAGSGYFRISPEADVTPCPYMTTSGGNLKKESLVEIWDRSPIFKQMRAPQYNGKCGDCRYNDVCGGCRARALSATGDVMGEDPWCDYEPDKAESGIALPHKGELGWTPEAKERLEKVPIFLRKMVKKGLERYARTKGYQVITPDIMEAMRSKVGGRR is encoded by the coding sequence ATGACCAGAAGCGCAGTCCCCTTTTTAATCTCATGGAACCTGACCAAGCGTTGTAATTTGAAATGTGAGCACTGCTACCTCGATGCTGCCGAGCTGGAAGGAGGGGAGGGCGATTTAACGACCGCTGAGGCTCTTGGTATAGTCGATGAGATAGCTGAACTTTGTCCCGGCGCCATGCTGATTCTAACAGGGGGAGAACCTCTGGCCAGGCCTGATCTGATTGATATTGTACAGTATGCTTCAGATAAGGGTCTTAATGTCGTACTTGGAACCAATGGAACTCTGCTCAATGAGGCAGTTATTCTTCGTATGAAACTGGCCGGTCTTCAGGGTGTGGGCTTGAGCCTCGATTCTATTAATCCCGTAAGTCATGACGACTTTAGAGGAAGTCCCGGATGTTGGCAAAAGACGGTTGACGCTATCGACTTATTGAAAAAAAATGACCTTGAATTTCAGCTGCAATTTACCGTGACCCGAAACAATTATGATGAAATCCCCGAATTGATCGAATTTGCCTCTCAAAAAGGGGCCAAAGTTGCAAATGTCTTTTTTCTTGTTTGCACAGGTCGGGGGCAGGAAATGACGGACATTACGCCCCCGCAGTATGAAAAGATGCTTACCTGGCTCGCTAAAGCAGAAGAAGAATATGCCGGTAAAACTATGGTGAGGGCGCGCTGTGCACCGCATTTTTTGAGGGTAGTGCAGCAGAATTCACCGGACTCATCCATTATGAAAGGCGCTACCAGCGGCTGCATTGCCGGTAGTGGTTATTTCAGGATCTCTCCTGAGGCGGATGTGACACCATGTCCCTATATGACCACATCCGGTGGTAACCTTAAAAAAGAGTCACTAGTGGAAATCTGGGACAGGTCGCCCATATTCAAGCAGATGAGGGCCCCTCAATATAATGGAAAATGCGGTGATTGCCGCTACAATGATGTTTGCGGTGGCTGCCGTGCCAGGGCCCTTTCTGCCACAGGGGATGTAATGGGTGAAGATCCCTGGTGTGATTATGAACCGGACAAGGCCGAAAGTGGCATAGCACTCCCTCATAAGGGAGAACTTGGCTGGACGCCGGAAGCAAAGGAACGTCTCGAAAAAGTACCCATATTTTTACGCAAGATGGTAAAAAAGGGGCTGGAACGCTATGCGCGAACCAAAGGTTACCAGGTAATTACTCCTGATATTATGGAAGCCATGAGGAGCAAGGTCGGTGGAAGACGTTGA
- the hemG gene encoding protoporphyrinogen oxidase, whose translation MAVDLNKKRVIIIGGGISGLSAAFWLKQKGFHAVVLERNARAGGLIKSERVGGALIDHAANCVFNFLPEVNFMVNTLGLGPEKIARQEAAKRRYLVKNGKPKVVPMKIGELIFSDLWSLKAKLRLMVEPLIPKSAPEQEETVAQFITRRLGREVFDRSIEPYVTGTLAGDAEKACLKSTFKQFAALEQDHGSILKGVVARKMKGIRTACAAEVFSFKDGMESLIKGLGNYLGDKLVTDCPIEKIERVGKEWYVHTGSAGNSIIKGDAVVMATPAGIAAGLVDQLSVNLSMMLKGIEYSSMNIIYITFKREDVEHKLDGIGCLIPAREKGFSSLGSLWSSTLFPGRTKGDEVLFTSYLGGMRNKDLVDLPDEELIDRCLKDLRQLVGVKGFPSLTRVVRHKKALPQYNLGHQMFLKKLDEELALIPGLHVTGNYLQGVSVRACISQGKTVAETIGRQFDAEHVKFKKSQRESPVLHATERTLS comes from the coding sequence ATGGCAGTTGATCTTAACAAAAAAAGAGTGATCATCATCGGTGGAGGTATTTCAGGCCTTTCGGCTGCCTTCTGGCTGAAGCAAAAGGGCTTTCATGCTGTTGTCCTTGAAAGAAATGCCAGAGCCGGGGGGCTCATCAAGAGTGAAAGAGTTGGTGGCGCTCTAATTGATCATGCGGCCAATTGTGTTTTTAATTTCCTCCCTGAAGTTAACTTTATGGTTAATACCCTCGGTTTAGGCCCTGAAAAAATTGCCCGGCAGGAAGCGGCAAAGCGACGATATCTCGTTAAAAATGGTAAGCCCAAAGTTGTTCCCATGAAGATAGGGGAACTTATCTTTAGTGACCTCTGGAGTTTAAAGGCAAAGCTGCGGCTCATGGTGGAGCCTCTAATTCCTAAAAGTGCACCTGAGCAGGAAGAGACGGTGGCCCAGTTTATTACCCGTCGGCTGGGGCGTGAGGTTTTTGATCGTTCCATTGAACCCTATGTAACAGGAACGCTTGCCGGTGATGCTGAAAAAGCTTGCCTGAAAAGCACTTTTAAACAATTTGCGGCCCTCGAACAAGATCACGGAAGTATTCTTAAGGGAGTTGTTGCAAGGAAGATGAAAGGAATCAGGACGGCCTGTGCCGCTGAAGTCTTTTCCTTTAAAGACGGTATGGAAAGTCTCATTAAAGGTCTTGGCAATTATCTTGGCGATAAGCTGGTTACCGATTGTCCCATTGAAAAAATCGAGCGTGTCGGTAAAGAATGGTATGTTCATACCGGTTCTGCCGGGAACTCAATTATAAAGGGGGATGCCGTCGTTATGGCCACTCCTGCCGGTATTGCTGCCGGGCTTGTTGATCAACTATCGGTCAACCTGTCCATGATGCTAAAAGGTATCGAGTATTCCTCAATGAATATAATCTATATCACTTTCAAAAGAGAAGATGTAGAACATAAACTGGATGGTATTGGTTGTTTGATTCCTGCAAGGGAAAAAGGATTTTCCAGCCTTGGCTCTCTCTGGTCTTCAACCCTTTTTCCGGGACGGACGAAGGGTGATGAGGTGCTCTTTACCTCCTATTTGGGGGGGATGAGAAATAAGGATTTGGTGGATCTTCCTGATGAGGAACTCATCGATCGATGCCTTAAAGATTTACGCCAGCTTGTGGGAGTAAAAGGTTTCCCCTCTTTGACTCGTGTTGTTCGCCATAAAAAGGCGCTCCCTCAATATAACCTGGGGCATCAAATGTTTCTGAAAAAACTGGATGAAGAACTGGCTCTTATTCCCGGACTCCATGTAACGGGTAATTATTTGCAGGGTGTTTCTGTAAGGGCCTGTATTTCACAGGGAAAGACGGTTGCTGAAACTATTGGGCGTCAATTTGATGCAGAGCATGTGAAGTTTAAAAAAAGTCAAAGGGAAAGCCCTGTACTACATGCAACGGAAAGGACATTATCATGA
- a CDS encoding ethylbenzene dehydrogenase-related protein: MKKHVLIALIISALLVCNAIAKPGNVENGTKVYNKRCVWCHGEEGEGDGPAAERLNPPPRDFSSGMYKIKTTGFDDPVPNDEDIYRMIAEGMPGTAMPGWDDIISEQDMWDLVAYIKTFAGYEEEKPTDQVDYGKQIQSSEDSIKKGKELFIDRCSECHGEEGKGNAIKKLKDDLGFRTWPRNLTKPWTFRGSNDPRDIYSRISVGIHGTQMPSFADPASKKKLSIEERWHVANYAASLAKTEKVVKGENTVVKAEKLEGDLPHSPTDEKWASSEPTTFYLLPQIIAKDRFFTPSNDTITLRAFYNDKEISMLLEWDDRTKSIPGDSVAANIADENLFEDGVAVQLPLAISDDPSDMEKPYFGMGDASNPVNVWHWKSGTTEKPEMIQLLNSKGFGAIEKRDAATVGLEAKSHYEKGAWRVVMKRPLTTADGSTDLQIPTGRFVPIAFAAWDGSNSEKGSKHTMSTWYWLFLKPAAGADVYYIPLLVIAVIIGGEFWWFTTARRKNGKSA, encoded by the coding sequence ATGAAAAAGCATGTTCTTATTGCGTTAATTATTTCAGCTTTGTTGGTCTGTAACGCCATAGCCAAACCGGGCAATGTAGAGAATGGGACAAAGGTCTATAACAAACGCTGTGTCTGGTGTCATGGTGAAGAGGGAGAGGGAGATGGTCCTGCCGCTGAACGGCTCAATCCTCCGCCCAGGGACTTTAGTTCGGGCATGTACAAGATCAAAACAACCGGCTTTGATGATCCCGTACCCAATGATGAAGATATTTATAGAATGATTGCCGAGGGTATGCCGGGAACGGCAATGCCCGGCTGGGACGATATTATCTCTGAACAGGACATGTGGGATCTTGTGGCCTATATCAAAACCTTTGCCGGTTATGAAGAGGAAAAACCGACGGACCAGGTTGATTATGGCAAGCAGATTCAATCATCTGAAGATAGTATAAAAAAAGGAAAAGAACTCTTTATTGACCGCTGCTCCGAATGCCATGGTGAAGAAGGGAAGGGGAACGCCATTAAGAAACTGAAAGATGATCTCGGTTTCAGGACCTGGCCCAGAAACCTGACAAAGCCATGGACTTTCAGGGGCAGCAATGACCCCAGGGATATTTATTCCCGTATTTCAGTGGGTATTCATGGCACGCAGATGCCTTCTTTTGCCGACCCGGCAAGTAAAAAGAAGCTTTCTATCGAAGAGCGGTGGCATGTGGCCAATTATGCCGCTTCTCTTGCCAAGACAGAGAAGGTCGTTAAAGGTGAAAATACAGTAGTTAAGGCGGAAAAACTCGAAGGGGATCTTCCCCATTCACCGACAGATGAAAAATGGGCAAGCAGTGAGCCGACAACCTTCTATCTGCTTCCTCAAATTATTGCCAAGGATCGTTTCTTTACACCATCCAATGACACGATTACACTCCGGGCATTCTACAATGATAAGGAAATTTCCATGCTTCTTGAGTGGGATGACAGGACCAAAAGTATTCCCGGTGATAGTGTAGCGGCCAATATTGCCGATGAAAACCTCTTTGAGGACGGAGTGGCGGTTCAGCTCCCCCTGGCCATATCCGATGATCCCAGTGATATGGAAAAACCCTATTTCGGGATGGGCGATGCTTCTAACCCCGTCAATGTATGGCACTGGAAGAGTGGCACTACGGAAAAGCCCGAGATGATCCAACTCCTTAATAGTAAAGGTTTTGGGGCCATAGAAAAAAGAGATGCCGCAACAGTCGGACTTGAGGCTAAGTCGCACTATGAAAAGGGGGCATGGCGTGTTGTTATGAAAAGACCCTTAACGACGGCTGATGGTTCGACTGATCTTCAGATTCCTACAGGCAGATTTGTTCCCATTGCCTTTGCCGCCTGGGATGGCAGCAATAGCGAGAAAGGCTCCAAACATACCATGTCAACCTGGTATTGGCTCTTCCTAAAACCAGCGGCCGGGGCCGATGTTTACTACATTCCCCTTTTGGTGATCGCTGTCATTATAGGGGGCGAGTTCTGGTGGTTTACCACTGCCAGGAGGAAGAACGGTAAAAGTGCCTAA
- a CDS encoding cytochrome c: MKIPKLLQAVLVVVGIYAAFKIIFGVILGQLIPSSLLTMYMFFVIVGVLMVYTATEESTRELAAPIKALVEDPSQKMVRNIVFALIPLLIGGYTFQKMLPSFEAPVELRTIHPAPPSTLKAFGKRFDLSTLENPYRKFEKEDPEKFKEFVKEGGDVYIQNCQYCHGDKLDGRGPYAERLNPLPINFQDVGTIAQLQESFLFWRIATGGPGLPKEAAPWISSMPIWEDFLTEDEIWKVILFLYDYTGQAPRSWGEGH; the protein is encoded by the coding sequence ATGAAAATACCCAAGTTATTACAGGCCGTCTTAGTTGTTGTAGGAATATACGCCGCATTCAAGATTATATTTGGTGTCATTCTTGGCCAGCTCATACCATCAAGCCTGCTTACCATGTATATGTTCTTCGTTATCGTAGGCGTTCTAATGGTCTATACGGCGACGGAAGAGAGTACCAGGGAGCTTGCCGCACCGATCAAGGCGCTCGTTGAGGACCCTTCACAAAAGATGGTTCGAAATATTGTCTTTGCTCTTATTCCTTTATTGATAGGAGGCTATACCTTTCAAAAAATGCTTCCAAGTTTTGAAGCCCCCGTCGAACTAAGAACGATTCATCCTGCGCCACCATCGACTTTAAAAGCCTTTGGAAAGCGTTTTGATCTGTCGACCCTTGAAAATCCCTACAGGAAGTTTGAAAAAGAAGATCCCGAAAAGTTTAAAGAGTTTGTCAAGGAAGGTGGAGATGTTTATATCCAGAACTGTCAGTATTGTCATGGAGATAAGCTAGATGGCAGGGGACCTTATGCGGAGAGACTCAATCCACTTCCCATCAACTTTCAGGATGTAGGGACCATTGCCCAGTTACAGGAATCTTTTCTTTTTTGGAGAATAGCAACGGGAGGTCCGGGGCTGCCTAAAGAGGCTGCCCCCTGGATATCGTCCATGCCCATCTGGGAGGATTTTCTGACAGAAGACGAAATTTGGAAGGTTATTCTTTTTCTCTATGATTATACAGGCCAGGCGCCGAGGTCATGGGGAGAGGGTCATTAA
- a CDS encoding c-type cytochrome: MKTFLKVVIFSVLAIEAFSLYANYGIPNVKPAPPPVEEKLDLGAMTMDTFIALGEKIYKGKGTCTLCHNELGRAPMINKVAAIAEERMKDARYKGEAKSSEAYVMESLIKPSAFVVAGFGKAGTNDTVSPMPDVSSGSIGLSDAEVKAVIAYLQDSAGVDVTVEIPTDAPAEEEGEEETVRVALKTPEEIVEKFGCGMCHKIAGHLGDIAPDLTKIGASVDSNYLRRAILDPNADIAKGFEPDMMPPDLGEQMAASELEILVKYMASQK; the protein is encoded by the coding sequence ATGAAGACTTTTTTAAAGGTAGTGATCTTCAGTGTCTTGGCTATAGAAGCTTTTTCGCTCTATGCCAACTATGGAATTCCCAACGTCAAGCCTGCTCCGCCGCCGGTGGAGGAAAAACTCGATCTGGGTGCCATGACGATGGACACCTTCATTGCACTTGGTGAAAAGATATATAAAGGAAAGGGAACCTGTACGCTTTGTCATAATGAACTGGGGCGGGCGCCAATGATAAATAAGGTTGCCGCCATTGCTGAAGAGCGGATGAAGGATGCCCGCTACAAAGGGGAGGCAAAGAGTTCGGAAGCCTATGTTATGGAATCTCTCATTAAACCCTCCGCCTTTGTGGTAGCCGGATTCGGTAAGGCCGGGACGAATGATACGGTTAGTCCCATGCCCGATGTTTCATCAGGGAGCATCGGACTTTCAGATGCTGAGGTAAAAGCCGTTATTGCCTACTTACAGGATTCGGCCGGTGTCGATGTAACGGTAGAGATCCCCACTGATGCACCTGCAGAGGAAGAAGGGGAGGAAGAGACTGTACGTGTTGCCTTAAAAACACCGGAAGAGATTGTTGAAAAATTTGGCTGCGGCATGTGCCATAAAATTGCAGGTCACCTTGGGGACATCGCTCCGGACCTGACTAAAATAGGTGCCAGTGTTGATAGTAATTATCTGAGAAGGGCCATACTTGATCCCAATGCCGACATAGCAAAGGGCTTTGAGCCTGATATGATGCCGCCGGACCTCGGTGAGCAGATGGCTGCAAGTGAGTTGGAGATTCTCGTTAAGTATATGGCAAGTCAGAAATAA
- a CDS encoding cytochrome ubiquinol oxidase subunit I yields MSLLSFIKKWRALLLFLLIASALVQIVDLGAFDRSLSGIAEALASSQEEAAPPAEPAAGEEAVAAKVYPPAPVLTADDYPQIPGINGRVFVWLAAQLHLWFAAFVLAVPIFVFIIESIGMATKDKKFDDMAYEFIKVSLTAYSITAILGGLTAFGLLVFYPDFFKYLSSIFSKTMLAYAFLFFAESACLYIYYYGWQWLQGGFRKWVHLTIGLMLNAVGTTLMLLANAWVTFMMSPAGVDIKGAFLGSEWDVIHNFLWNPINLHRVIANVAYGGSIVGAYAAYKFLCATKAEERAHYDWMGYNANFIAISALLPLPFAGYYLTAEIYAYSQQMGITLMGGVFAWLFIIQAVLIGALFLSANYYLWCCMGRSEGAVRYTRYIKYIAIAVIGAFLVWFTPHTLILTNAELKSLGGPYNKYLGPLGIMPAKNTAVNIMISFTFLSFMLYRRCNKVAVVSWEKAGNAAQSAIFTAGIINILILGVYYGYFTNTVYKVAASIPQVCTTLVIIVLCTVIDTFMYKGAKEVAPLNWGKVPDRSQYALFLLAVSFTWLMGLMGYIRSGIRQHWHVKDIMRDASPDAFTPTLGYAANVVSTGALIFMALVIFIFWLAQISTKKTATT; encoded by the coding sequence ATGAGCTTGCTTTCTTTTATTAAGAAGTGGAGAGCGTTACTGTTATTTCTTCTCATTGCATCTGCCCTGGTGCAGATAGTCGATTTAGGCGCTTTTGACAGATCACTTTCCGGTATTGCAGAGGCTCTTGCAAGTTCGCAGGAAGAGGCGGCTCCTCCTGCCGAACCCGCTGCCGGTGAAGAAGCGGTTGCTGCGAAAGTTTATCCCCCGGCGCCGGTACTGACAGCGGATGATTATCCGCAAATTCCCGGAATTAACGGCAGGGTCTTTGTCTGGCTTGCCGCCCAGCTTCACTTATGGTTTGCCGCCTTTGTTCTTGCCGTTCCCATCTTTGTCTTCATCATTGAATCTATCGGCATGGCGACAAAGGACAAAAAATTTGATGATATGGCCTATGAGTTCATTAAGGTTAGTCTCACGGCTTATTCCATAACAGCTATCCTGGGCGGGCTTACTGCTTTCGGACTTCTCGTTTTTTATCCTGATTTCTTTAAATATCTTTCATCCATATTTAGCAAGACCATGCTGGCCTATGCTTTCCTCTTCTTTGCCGAATCCGCCTGCCTTTACATCTATTATTATGGCTGGCAGTGGCTGCAGGGAGGTTTTAGAAAATGGGTTCATCTCACCATAGGGCTTATGCTTAATGCCGTCGGTACCACTTTGATGCTCCTGGCCAATGCCTGGGTCACCTTTATGATGAGTCCGGCAGGTGTCGATATTAAGGGGGCATTCCTCGGTTCCGAATGGGATGTGATTCATAATTTTTTATGGAATCCCATCAACCTGCACAGGGTGATTGCCAACGTTGCCTATGGCGGTTCCATTGTCGGCGCCTATGCGGCCTATAAATTCCTCTGTGCAACAAAGGCCGAGGAAAGAGCACATTATGACTGGATGGGCTATAATGCCAACTTCATCGCCATATCGGCACTGCTTCCATTGCCCTTTGCAGGCTATTATCTGACAGCCGAGATTTATGCCTATAGCCAACAGATGGGAATTACTCTCATGGGAGGTGTTTTTGCCTGGCTCTTTATTATTCAGGCCGTCCTCATTGGGGCTCTTTTTCTCTCTGCAAACTATTATCTCTGGTGCTGTATGGGGAGAAGTGAAGGCGCTGTCAGATATACCAGGTATATCAAGTATATTGCCATTGCAGTCATCGGTGCATTTTTGGTCTGGTTTACACCTCATACACTTATCCTGACAAATGCAGAACTTAAATCGCTGGGTGGTCCCTACAATAAATACCTCGGGCCTCTCGGTATTATGCCTGCCAAGAATACAGCTGTAAATATTATGATCTCCTTTACCTTCTTAAGCTTCATGCTTTACCGGCGGTGCAATAAAGTGGCTGTTGTAAGCTGGGAAAAGGCGGGTAATGCCGCTCAGTCGGCCATCTTTACAGCGGGTATCATCAATATTCTCATCCTTGGTGTTTATTACGGTTACTTTACCAATACCGTTTACAAAGTGGCAGCCTCCATTCCACAGGTCTGTACGACGCTGGTGATCATTGTCTTATGCACTGTTATCGACACCTTTATGTATAAGGGGGCAAAGGAAGTGGCGCCTCTTAACTGGGGAAAGGTGCCGGACCGGTCGCAGTATGCCCTTTTTCTTTTGGCCGTTTCCTTTACCTGGCTTATGGGCCTTATGGGATACATTCGCTCCGGAATCAGGCAGCATTGGCATGTGAAGGACATTATGAGAGATGCCTCTCCCGATGCATTTACGCCGACCCTCGGTTATGCGGCTAACGTGGTTTCGACGGGGGCGCTCATCTTTATGGCCCTCGTTATATTTATCTTCTGGCTTGCCCAGATAAGCACGAAGAAAACGGCCACGACCTGA